The genomic window GACAGAAAACGCGCAAATGGTGGATCATCGGCAGCGGACTTCTGCTGTTGCTGGCCGTGGGAGTCATCCGTGAGTATGGCCTGTTCTCGACAACAGCGGAGTATTTCACTGACGCCTCCTTTGAGAGCAAGCTGGACAGACTGAAATCTCAACCGATAACGCCCGTGGAAATTGACGAAGATGCGGAACGCGTACGGCAGTTGATGGAGGAGCGAACCGATTATCGCGGTCGACTTCTCTTTCCACCCACCACGGTTGCCGAAATGAAATACGACCCGGAACTGGTTGCGGGGATTCCCTGGGAGAAGAACTACGAGCCCGTGCCGCTGAACGAGGTCGAAGTTACCTATACCGAGAACCAGTTTCAGCAGGAGCGTGCGGACTGGTATCAGAACCTGTTTTTAACAGAGTATGAGGAGCATGGGGAAAAAGATCCGCGGTGGGATGAGCCGGCGCGGGAATTTCTGAAAGAGGCAGCCCGTTGGGTTTCGATTGCACGATTTCAAAAGCACCGCTCACCAAAGTTTTATCCAGACCAGTCTGATGGGCAACTGGCAGAGCAGGGCACAGCGGTCGTTGAGCTGGGGTGTCGGGATCCTCTGGTTATCAGCCTGGTCATTGAAGCACTTGCCAGTCAAAAGATGTATGGGGTTATGACCGCGCTGACTCAACAGCTGAATAAACTGTATACCCCTGACCGTTACTCGGAAATCGTGAGTTTTCAGATTCTGAAGTCTCTGGTACTTGTGGGGAAGGGGACCGATAAACGGGAGGCTATGTCGCGCCACTTTCTCAAAGCGATCAAGGAGAAGCAGCTATCTGGTCTCGAAAGACGGATTTATCTGGAAGAGATGGGAATCATCACGGCTCCTGCGCATCAACCGATTCTGGGGCCATTCATGCTCGCACTGGAAAGCCAGGAGAACGCTGACCCCTGGCTCAAAAGTATGATTCTGGGATCGTTTTACAATCAACTGGGGACCAACGGGAGTACGCTCAGGGAGTACTGGCCCCCCTATACCAAATTCATTCAGACTGACTGGGCAAAAGTGAAATCCGTGTTCATGGGGCATCTGCGTAAATCGTACCGGTTATATCTGCAGGCGTATCAGCTGGCTCCCGAACTTCCAGAGGCCCCGTTGAAACTGTATCCCATGTCGTATCGGCAGAATCCACAGATGTTGTACGCGGACATTCTGCTTGATGATGAGGGCGAATTTGATCGGCTCTCACCGGCGAGTCCAAGATACTGGTTTGATCGTGCCATCGCAGCCCAGTTCGATTATCGTCCCATGTATCGGCTGTACCGCGGCTCTCTGATTCCTTCCCCCACAATCTACGAGAACTGGAAGCGTTATCAGCCGGTGCTCAAGTTTGGAATGGAATGTCTCAATTCCGAACGCTTTGATACGCAGGTGCCTTTTGGTTTTCAGGATGCGTTGCAGGCCATGATTGCCGGTCATGAATTTATGCGGGGGCCTGGTGGAGCCCGCAGTCGTGAAGTCTATGGCTCTGATGATGTACTGCCCCAGATGCAGAGAATGGTAAAGGGATATGCATCCCACTTGAGTGTGGAGCAGACGGACTACTACGAAACATTGCTGGCTGGAATGAACTGGATTCAGGGGCACGAGGAGGCCGCCCAAAAGCAGTTTGCGGCTTTGGGAGAGCGTATGAAGCTGGAGGCGCTGCAGGAAGTCTCCCTGAATATAATGGAATTGAAACGCAGTCAATCCCCCAAACAAGACAACGATCAGCTGACAGTAGACATGGAAAAACTCCGCGGGATTGGTTATCTCAGCGATCGGTCACAGCTGATGATTTCCCTGGACGGCGGTCGGGTTCAGACATGGGATCTGGAAACACGTCAGATGTTGAAGGAATATACTCTGTTTCCCGATGTCGCACCGGAGGCAACACTCGCGAAGAGTATTTCAGATAATGTGAAATTTATCAGCTGCTATCAGCAGCCTGAAATCAAAATCTTTGAAACCGTATCATTTACCGAAGTCGCCAGCCTGAAGCTGCCCGCCGACAAGCCCGTGAAAGCACATCGTGTTTCGAATACCGGCAAGTACATCGCAGTGGCACTGGCAGATCAGGTGGAACTCTGGGAAGTCGCTTCGCAGAGCAGGATTGCTGAAATCAATATTCGAGCTAAAGAAACGATGGTTGATAAATACGACTGGCGGGATTTTCTGCAGCTTGTCAGGGAAGTTCACTTTACCGCGGATGATAGTAAGCTGGCCTTTGTGCGCGGGGGCATCTATAAGAAATTCAATCCGGGATTCTGGTCGCCCGGAGCACTGCCGCATGTGGTGGATGTTCTGTATGTCTGGGATTTGCAGCAGAAAAAGCTGATTTATACGGGGCAGCCATGCCTGCCTAACATTAATTCGATCGGATTTACCGAAAACGGATTGGAACTGCTGGTCTCCGGAACGAAATGGAGTCTGGCTAACCGGAGTCCGGATTCCTATCCGGAAACGGTCGAAACCCACACGATCGGGTTGCTGAATCTCAAGGAAGGAAAGATCGTCCGAGAATATGCCGGTCGTAACAAGCCTCTCTGGGTTCCGAAAGCGTTCGGTAAGGATCGTGCGCAGTTGATCGCGATGGCAGGTAACGAACTGCTGGTCTGGGACTGGAAGAGTGGCCGGGAGCTGACCAGTCTCCAGCAGCATCCCCATGATGTGCGGTATCTTTTGACTTCAACGGAACAGGATCGGATGGTGACGGTCGACAAGGAGGGAGTCGTTAAGCTCTTTGACGGTCAACTGGTTCCCCAGGTACGACAGGTGTTGACCGGCCCGGACCTGTATCCCCATCAGCAGCCCCACACGATTCAGTTTCATTCAGAAACCGGACAGATGGGGGTCTGCAACGGACGAACCGGCGCGCTGATCTGGGATTTTTCCGATCCGAAAACGGTTACCGGAAGGTTGTATCGTTCACCAGGGCCGATCGGGACCAGGGCCCTTGGTTTCAGTTCCGACCTGAAGTATCTGGCGACCACCGCGACCACCATGCCTGGGGAGCTCATGCAGGAACTGGCTGAACCGACGCCTGTATCCATCTGGGACACGGCATCAGGCGAAGTCGTCCGGATTCTGGAAGGAGAGACCGATTTCGTCGAGTCGGGCGTTTTTGATCCGTCGGGGCGATATTTTGTGAGTGGCTTGAAGAATGGAAACATCCTGATCTGGGATCTGGAAACAGAATCCAGTCAGCCGGTTCAGGTTCTCAAAGAGCACGTCGCCAGAGTTACCAAACTGAAATTCTCGCCAGACGGCAAGACCCTGCTTTCCGGTGGGTGCGGCGGGGAGTCGTTTGGCAAGAAAGTGAAGCCCGCAGTCAAGGTCTGGACACGTGCGGAATCTGCAGGCGAGTTTCAGGTACAGCAGACAATGGAACTGGATCGTCATGTGCCTCCCACTTTTGGGATTCAGGACCTCGATTTTTCTTCGGATGGAAAGTGGATCCTGGCTTCCTGTAATCATCGTGCTTCGCTGTTTTCAAGGGAGGGGGAGTTGCGTAGTACGGTAGAAGGGGGGGCATTACAGTTTTTACCGGAGGGGAATCAGTTCCTGACTGGAGAGGGAAGGGCAAAGAAAGCAATTCACCTGTGGGATCTTGACGGCGCAAAGGTGCAGACCTATGCGTACCATCCGCAGACCTTTATTACGGCGCTGGCACTCTCCCCGAAAGAGGATGTGATATTGTCGTCCTCTTATGGTGATGGCATCAAAGGATGGTTTGTCGAGTCTGGGGAGCAGGTTTTGTTTCTGTCCGATATTTTTTCCAGGAGTAATCTCCAGAACGAAAAATCTGCATCGGAGCCACAAAAAGAGTAAAGAATCTTTCTGCGAAACCACACCTCGCATGGCGGGGTCTCTCTGCAAATAATCACACCACAACGGCTCGCAACCTCTGGTTTAAATGAGGTGGCGCGCCTTTTTTCTACAATAAACAGCATTTCTGCCTATCACTCCATCACTGTCTGCTGATTTTATTTCGGATCTTTCCAATTTCTTTGCACAGTCGCAGTCAAAATAGCGCCATGTAGTATGAGTGCAGCTTGGAATTGTAGTTATCGGAATCCTGCCTGCGAGAAAGAGTCACCTGGTTGAGTTCGATTTATTTTTCAGCAGGCAGGAACAGCTCTTTCAGACAGCCAGGCTCATTCTTTGTGAATTATTTCTGTCTATTTTTCTGCGTTTTTTTCAGACTGCGTCGGGATCTTCGTCCGGATCTTGATTAAGTGAATGAAAGGCGACGTTTCTCAGCAGGCATGAGGTCGCCAGATCTACGTCTTAACTGTCAGTCGCCAGCCGCATTGATCCGGAAAGGAGGGAGAGTTCAGCATTTAGTACGAGCTTACTGCTGATTCTGTGAGGGAATCAGCGGGTACTATCCAGTGGTGTATTGGTTATATCACATTAAAAACAGTATCAGTTAAAAAGGAACTATGATGACTAGTACTACATTAATGCGTGACAAAATTGATGGACTGCGCCTGCAGTTCAATTCGGGTGAGCTGAATTCATCCGACCTCGAGGTTCAACTGGAATCGATGTGTGCAACCAGTGATCTGGATGCAACCGGCACTCACGCCGATAAAGATCACCTGGTTTCAGACATTCATATGTGCCCCTGGCATACATGCCAGGCAACACGACACGGGTAATGCCGATGACCAGTCAGACCAGAATGATTGAGAACTATCAGGCGACCGTCGCGGCTATGACAGATAGCCTTGATTCGTTCTGGGATGTGGTTGACTGGAGCGATGCCCCCCTCCGATGGCGGTTTTTCCGTCCCAGGGGGGCGTTGCTACCTGTTCAGGGATGGAAGATCCACATTTCAGCGAGTGCTCATGAAAGTCAGCGGATGCTCAAAGTGGTAACACCGCTTCTGATTGATGCTGAGGCCGCGTTCAAGTTTCCTCGACATCTCGAAGACATCGTCTTCCTGAATTCAGGTGATGGCGGAATCTCGGTATTGGGAAAGATTGTGACGATCTATCCGACTGATCTTCAACAGGCGCAACAGTTGATACCACTGTTGGAAGAAGTCTGGCCTTCCAGTTGTGGTCCTGAAGTGGTGACCGATCTGCGAAGGCGCTCGGGAGCAGCGGTTTCGTTCCGTTATGGAATCTTTGGGAAATCTCCCGTGCTGACCGATTCGCGGGGGATTCACCAGTATGCCTTGAGCAGTTCTGACGGGACGCTTTATGCTGATAGTCGGGATCGTGCGCCAGACACACTGCCTCCTGATCCTCCTTATGCGGGAGTTCCTGCAGAGGCATGTCCTGTTCGTCCAGGTAAGACCTTTACCGTCGACGATCAGCGCTATTCGGCGTTGCATCAGATTTCCGAAACGGCTCGTGCTACCGTATATCTGGGAATCGACTTGCAGTCATTCGACAGTGTTGTGATTAAGGTTGGCAGACCGGGAGTGGGAGGGAATCTCAGTGGTGACGATATTTCGACACAGTTAAGACGGGAATATCAGTTTTTAAAGCGGCTGGAGTCTCGTGGGGTCTCGCCGCGAGCGATTGCGTTTTCAGCTGACAGGTGGCCGGTTTTAATTACAGAAGACATACGTGGAACGGAGTTGAATCAACTGTCGCGGGAAGAACGCATCCAGAGCCTGCCTCTGCTGGCAGAGGCATTGAAACAGATTCATCAGGCCAATCTCGTTCATGGAGACATCAAGCCGGGAAATGCACTTCTGAGTGATGTTGTCGTGAGATTAATCGATTATGAACTTACTGTAGAGCAGGGGGAAACAGGCAGTCGAGGGGGGACGCGCGGTCACATTGCTCCGGAAATTGATGGAGAGATCGCCGCTGATTTCTCTCGTGATATTTATGCTCTCGCGGGTTGTGTCTTCGAGGCTGTTCTGGGAATTCCTCCAGGACTGTTACCGGGGAATGGACAGCAGCTGGCTGATCTTCTGAAAAATGAAGGTGAGTGTTCTGCAGCAGCAGTGATTGAATCACTCACCAATCCCGATCCTGAAAGGCGTCCCGGGATCGATGATGTCTGCAGAATGTTGCGGGAGTTTGCGGACGATCATCAAGCCGATTCCGTTTCCAGGCTGCCGGGCGAAATACAGGACACGGTTGCCTTACAGCAATGGGCCGATCATGCAGCAAGAAAAGCGGGTCGGCAGATCGATCAGTATTTGAAATCTGAGGGGAACCAGTCCTGGTGGCGAAACTCACACAATATGCGGCACTTTGACTGCGAGGCCATTAATCTTGGTGCTGCCGGCATTCTCCTTGGTTTGGTTTCCATCGATCAGGCCTGTCAGACGGATGAATTCAGCCACCGATTACAAGCGGGGGCTGAATGGCTTGCCAGTCGATCTCCCCGTGGGCAGGCAGCAGGATTGTTTACCGGGAATGCTGGAGTGGCACTTGCACTGTGCACGATTGGCAAACGTGATCAATCGGTGAAATCTATTCAAGCTGGTTTGAATCGGCTGGAATATGCTGCGTTGGATCATCGCGAACTGGATTTATTTTCCGGTTGTGCCGGCGTCATCTGGTCCGCATGCCTGATGGCAGAGATTCTAGACGATGCCTCTCCGATTGACTTAATTCAGCCGACCCTCAAACGGCTCCATGAATGCCGGCACCTGAGAAAACAGATGCCGTTCTGGTCTATCAACAGGGAGAGAGAACCCGACTATCTGGGCTGTGCACATGGATCAGCGGGCATCGCTCTGGCATTCGGAGCACTCGGTCGTCAAACCGATGATGACAGACTGACGGAGCAGGCCATCGACACTTTTTACCGCCTTGCCAGGTATGGGAAGAATGAGCGGGGAGATGCGTTAAGGTCGATTGTTGACCAAGGCGGGCAGTATGCGACAGGGGCCTGGTGCCATGGCGTCGCGGGATACCTCTGGTGCATCTTGCAGAGTGTGGGGGATCACGCAGCCCTTCGGACGGAAATTGACTGGGCCGTGGAGCGTCTGACAGAGAGTCCTGCAGTGGGGACCCCGACGTACTGTCACGGCCTGGCAGGTCAACTGGAGTTGTGGATGATGCTCAGGGAATTACCGCGTTTCCAGGATCTGGCGGAGCAGCGAGCTCACCGGGTTTCGAGAGCATTGCAGATTTTATGTGATGAAAACGAAGCGACCTGTGCGTGGGTTTCGGATGACCCGGAAGTTACCACACCTGATTTATGGGTTGGCTTTTCCGGTCCTGCCAGTGCGCTGGCGAAGTACTCAGCCCGAATCACATCGCCACTGTTGTCTGGCAGTTGGCTCAAAGCCTGCTCGACGTCAGTAGATACCAGAGAATTCGATTCCATTGTTGAACAGGGGATACTGCCATGATCCGAACCGGGGAGTTGAGCTATGCCACTGGCTTTGCTGCAGACGGTGTGGTGTGCTGTCGCGGCCTGCTGGACCGGTCTGGACTTGAATACGCGGAGTCAGCTTACCAGTGGTCGTTGGATCATCCGGGGCCCTTTGCCAGTGAAGTTCTGAGTGGAGTGCCGGGTTCGTTTTATCAGGATCATGCCCATCCGGATGCGTTTCCCCACTATCGCTCTTTGATTGTCGATTCGGGGCTGGCACAGCAGGTTTCTCAAATCTTGGGAAGTCAGAATCTCTGGCTGCTTTACGAGCAAATCTGGCTGAAGGAAGCAGGAGACCGCTTACCGACACCGTGGCATCAGGACTTACCCTATCTGCCCCTGGAGGGAAAACAGATTGCCACGATCTGGATTAATCTGGATCCGGTTCAGCAAGCAGATTCTCTGGATTTTGTCCGGGGCTCTCAGCGGGGCCCACTCTATAACCCGACCACATTCGATGCGAGAGATCGCGCTGCGCAGATGTATGAAGCAGGTGTCTGGCCCGCATTACCCGATATCGAGTCGGAGCGAACGAGGTGGGATATTGTTTCCTGGGGGATCGAGCCGAGCGATGTGCTGATCTTTCATCCGGCCGTGTTGCACGGTGGGGCGGGAACGAAACGGGGAACGCGGCGGCGTTCGATTTCCCTCAGGGTCATCGGCGATGATTCGTATGTGGCTGCACGACCTGAATCTGGTTTAGCCGACGGGGATCGTCAGGAGGACGACAGACATGATCTCGATCCATTTCAGATGCTCGCCGGTGAGAAACCCGGCACATTGTTCCGACATGCTGCCTTCCCCAGAATCGTTTGAGGGAGTGTAGCGTTTCCTGACAGTGTGTCTGACCAGTATGGAATTATCAAATATGTATTTTGCCGGCTATGCGAATCCACTTTCCTTTTGCCCGGGGGAAACCGTTCATGATTCCCGATGCTGACTGGTTTGAAAAGGACATCCAGTATGAATGTGACTGATTGTTCATTCGAAACTTTGTCCGGCCGGTTTTCTGCTCTGGTTCGTTCCTGGCGAGGAACTGTGTTGCCGGACGATCCCTGTGAGCTGGAACTACCGTCGATCACAGAACAGATTCGGCAGGAGGCAGAATTGCGATTCTTTGTCGATGGGACAAAGAACATGGGGCATCAGGTTTCAACATTGACGTTGATTCAACGTTGCATCGCGCAGTGTGACTATCGCGGCCACGTAAGGATTGTTTATGCAGATTACAATAATCCGTTTCTGGGCTGTACTGCCGAGAAGCTGGCTCTTTTATTTCAAGGACTGGATCGAGATCGGATGCATGCCAGTGTTTTCTCAATTGGTTCCTGTGTACATGTCACCTTCTGGCCTTATCACCGTCGAGCTGAACTGCAGCAACGGGTGAGATTCGGATTTACCGGCGGCGCAGATGACATGTCTGTGAATTATGCCGCGGAACTGAATGTTGATTGCTTCTGCCGAATTCAACCTTATTGCTGGGATGACTTACCCGGCCAGAAGGAAGATATTTATTACCAGAGTTCCTGTATCGAGTGTAATGACGGACGTCGATTTTACCTGGTTGATGCGTTACCGGAATTCAAGGCCCTGGTTATCAATTCGCCTGAACCTCCGCCGACTGAGGTGAGTGCGCAGACCTGGAACTGGTATCAAAGTGCTCAGGCATTCGATCTGGAACAGGGCAATAGAGTGCGGAATACTTACGTTCTGCAGCAGCGACTGCAACAAGCAGATCCGCCGTTAATCTGGCCGATCTATGGATTGCAACATTTCAGAGAGCAGACTCCTTTTATCGCCCTCAATTGTGTTTCCGCTGCCTGTCGGTTGATGAAAGGTTCTTCGAAACCAGTAGTGCTGGCGTCCTTTACCCCAGAGGAAAATCTTGAAGAGACCTACAGGCTACTGAATGCTCTGGCTATCGATATGCAGCGGCAGGATTCCGAGTTGAGCAGATTGTCTGAGACCATCCTGCATGAACTTTCAACTGACGAGTTGGTGATCGACGCAGATGTGTCAGCACCTTATCTGGAAGAGATTCGTGGGGAATTTCGAGAATGGATCGAATCGCGGGGGCGGTTGTTTGTACTACCAGGTTTTTCAGCCGCCACCGGGCAATATGAAAACATTTCAGATGCGTTGCAGAACACGCTTCCGCATCTGCAGAAAAATGATCTTCTCTGGATCGGCCTGGGGCCGCAACCTCAAGAAATCTTTCAGGTCTATTATAGTCAGGCAGACATTCCGGGAATTATAGAAGGGCAGGCATCAGTGAATTACCTGCTTTCGAATGGAATTCCGTTCATTCAACTGATCCGGAAAGAACATTCATTTACGAATTGCTATCCTTTGCGCCCTCTGAATTATGATTCCAGTCATGTTGTGAAGGTGTTGAATGGATTTGCTGCGTGGATCAGAGATCGCTGTCCCGATCTGAAAGCCAGCGATCTGAGAGAGGAGTCTGTCCTGGCAGCAGAACTTGTAACGGGGATCTCTGAAAAAAGTGATGGTGAGAACCCCTTCGATGCCTATTTTCAGCGAGTTAAACAGAGCTGTCAACAGCCGGGAAATGACAAGTTTCTGGTCAGCCTGGTTGCACTCAGTCTGCTGTGCAATGAACAGAGAGGAAATGCCAATGCTTCATTCTGAGTCGACACAGAAGTTCGATCGAATTCCTCTGCCCATCGATGATCAGAAATTCAAAGCGGATCCGTATCTGTTTTACAGATCACTTCAGCAGTCGGGAGAAAAGCTGGTCGCCATCAGCTTACCCGGTGGTCTGGAGGCCTGGCTGGTGCTGGATTACGACCTGACCCGGCGCCTGATCAATTCTCCGGATCTGTCGAAGGATTTCAAAAAGTACATTGTGGGAGGATCCGCTGAGGGAAGAGAAGAATCAGCGACAGACCTGCATCCGATTTATCAACATCTGCATACCACCGATCCCCCCGAACATACCTCCCTGCGCTCGTTGCTTGCTACGGAATTCACTCGCAGTCGGGTCTTACAAATGCGCCCTCAAATTCAGGAAATCGCAGATCAGTTGATCGCGGAGATGGCCCCAAGGGGGGAGGCAAACCTGCTACAGGCGTTTGCGTCACCTTTTTCATTGCACATCATCTGCCAGTTCCTGGGGGTGCCGACGTGTGACATTCAGTTGATTGGACAATGGTTACAGAGGTTGAATCAGGCTGATCTGGAGGGGACCGCAGTTGCACATGAGATCGCTGCGAATTTTCAGAATTACCTGTTGGATCTAGCTGTCAGAGAGCGTGGTTCAAATTCTGACACCTTATTCAGGCGTCTGGTAACGCGTCATGCTGATGGTGATCTCTCGGAGAAAGATTTAATATCCAGCAGTTTCCTGCTGTTGTCTGCAGGATACGAGACGGCTATGAATCTGATTGGAAACAGTGTCTTGACACTGTTAACGAAGCGTGGGATCTGGGACGAGATTCAAAGTGGTCAATATGAGCTGGCAACGGTAGTGGAGGAACTGCTCCGCTGGGAGTGCCCATTGGAGTTCAGTACTCTGCGCGTGGCGATCAGGAAGATCGAACTTGAAGGTGTCAGTATTGAGCCGGGGGAAAAAGTGCTTTTCTGTTTCTATGCGGCAAACCGCGACTCTCAATATTTTATGGCAGGAGAACAGCTTCAATTTCAATGCAGGCATGCAACGGCTCACATGTCGTTTGGCTTCGGCATTCATTACTGTCTGGGGGCAGGTTTAGCGCGACTCGAAGGTGAGGTTGCTATCTCATCACTCCTCGAAGCATTTCCCGAGATGCGTTTAAATCCGGAGCAACCAGAACCTCGGTGGCTTCCCGGATTGACGATGCGCGGTTTAGATCAACTCCCCGTTCGATTCGATTCGGAAGGTTTCTTACCTGAGGGAAGAGAATGAGAACGTGAGCTAAAATGAACCCGGCTGGTACTCATCCAGTCGCCACGTTTCCTGACAAACAGCCAATCTCCGGGTGAAGTGATCGACTTCCAGGTACTTCTGCGTGGTGGCGAAGAGGTTTCCGTCCAATGCCAGCTCGATTTGCAGAATTGGCGCGTGGACCTGTTCCAGGAAAATATTTACCGACCCAAGGGCGGAGACGTGCCGACGAAATTCGGATTGACTAGCGGATTATTATTTCCCGTCCGGAGTATTGCCGGAGAGAACTTGCGGGGCGGGGAGACCTGTGGGTTGTTTCGGCCTCGGCGTTTCAGAACTATCGCCGGCTTGTCACCGACCGGATGCAGCGGGATGGATTACAGTTCCGGGTTAATGGTACTTCGAACCCGGTTTATGAGAGTAATCGTCAGTTACAGGCCTGGACCGTAAATGCCTGGCGACATGGGGCGACCGGCCTGGTTCCCTGGCAGACGGTGGATAAATCAGGGAAGGTGTTGCGAAAGGGCGACCAACTGGGCTGTTCATCTTCGATTAAACACCGGAAGCGAAAACGGTGATCCGCCACTCAGCTCGTCACAACACCTGTCGTGAAGCGGAGCAACTCATTGAATTCCTGTTCCTGATTCAGCAGCGGCAGGGCTGGACAGCCAGTCAGATGCGGGCTTTTATCGAGCACTACATCACCTTGACCGGATCGGTGCGTAAGCAAAACGATGACGCTGCAGTGACAGAGGAATACGAACGGAAGACTCCGTTAAATTATGATTGGTTGAGACAGGCATCCGCTGTGCAGTTGCGTTGGTCGTTCATGCTCACGATCAATCAGCTTGCTTTCTTGCTTTTCCTTTCCACGTCAAAGTTGATACCATATGTGCTTTTGACGAAACGCTCATATTAGAACCGCAATTAATAGCTCAAGAAAATGATGACAAACCGAAGTGATCAAAGACTTAATTATCTTGTAGACCTGCTCGATCTTGTTGTTCGTGAACAGGTTGGAGAATCCCTGGCCGATGTGATGCAGAAGATCCGCCGATTGGCGATTGAACGTCGATCCGGGCTTCCCGATGCTGAGAAACGCCTCGTTGCCACCCTGCAAGATCTCGAACCGTCTGAATTGCGTGATGTAATCCGCTGGCTCAGTCTCTTCTTTGACCTGGCAAACGCCGCTGAAGAACGCGTTCGTATTGAAATTCTCAATGAGCGCGATCGGAAATCTCAAATCCCCGGAGCCCCACGGAGCGAATCGATCGCTGCTGCCATTTCGGAATTGCACCAACAGGGACTTCCGGCTGCCGAAATGCAACGCTGGCTCGATCAGTTAAAGATTGAACCGGTGTTCACAGCTCATCCTTCCGAGGCAAAACGACGAACGACGCGCCAGTTACTTCGGGGAATTCGGCAACATCTGCCGGATATCGAGGCCAGCGGCAAGACGGATGTTGAACAGGAACTCGTGGCAGATCTGACAGTTCTGTGGCAAACAGACTTCATCCGTCCAGAACGCCCTCCGGTGATGAGTGAAGTCAGTCGGGGGTTGTACTTTGCCTCAACACTCTGGGACGTTGTACCTCGTATTTACAGCGAACTGAAGCAGGCACTAGGCCAAACTTATCCCAACCACCATTTCGAAATCCCGCGGGTGCTGTCATTTGGAACCTGGATCGGTGGCGACCGGGATGGTCATCCCTTTGTGACCGCAGATGTGACACGTGAAACATTCGTAAAGCTGCGTCGGGCCGCCGTTGAAGGCCACTTGCGAATGTGTCAAAAACTGCGGAAGCTGATCGTGATGTCCGATCAGCAGATCTCTTCCGAACCAATCCTGCGCGAGCGGATTACACGTTGTTGTGAGAGCGCTCCCGATCTCAAGGATAAACTGGCCTCGATCTCACAAATGGAAACGCCCCGGCAGTTTATGCAGATGCTGGAGTTCAGATTGGAACGAACTCTCGATTCGCTTTCCCAGGATCAGCCTGAAGCCGGTAGCTATGAATCTGTCGAGGAATTCCGCGATGATCTGGAAAAGTTGCATGAGAGTGTTCAGAAAAATCGGGGACGAAGAATTGCCGAGCAGTATTTGCAGCCCTGGATCGACCTGGCACGTACCTTCGGACTTCACTTTGCCTGCCTGGACGTGCGACAAAATTCGGTTGTTCATCGCCGCTGTCTGGATGAGGTCGTCTCTTTGCAGAAATCGGACGATCAGGTCAATGCCCTCGATTTTATATCATCGGGCATACCATGCAGCATCGATGTCTCTCAACTGAGTGACGAGTCCCGTGAAGTTTTTGAGACGTTGACCTTATTGGCGGAAGCCTACGATCAGTGGGGATCGGAATCGATTGGCGGATACATCATCAGCATGACGCATTCCGCCCAGGACGTGATGACGGTC from Gimesia sp. includes these protein-coding regions:
- a CDS encoding WD40 repeat domain-containing protein — protein: MKQKTGRQKTRKWWIIGSGLLLLLAVGVIREYGLFSTTAEYFTDASFESKLDRLKSQPITPVEIDEDAERVRQLMEERTDYRGRLLFPPTTVAEMKYDPELVAGIPWEKNYEPVPLNEVEVTYTENQFQQERADWYQNLFLTEYEEHGEKDPRWDEPAREFLKEAARWVSIARFQKHRSPKFYPDQSDGQLAEQGTAVVELGCRDPLVISLVIEALASQKMYGVMTALTQQLNKLYTPDRYSEIVSFQILKSLVLVGKGTDKREAMSRHFLKAIKEKQLSGLERRIYLEEMGIITAPAHQPILGPFMLALESQENADPWLKSMILGSFYNQLGTNGSTLREYWPPYTKFIQTDWAKVKSVFMGHLRKSYRLYLQAYQLAPELPEAPLKLYPMSYRQNPQMLYADILLDDEGEFDRLSPASPRYWFDRAIAAQFDYRPMYRLYRGSLIPSPTIYENWKRYQPVLKFGMECLNSERFDTQVPFGFQDALQAMIAGHEFMRGPGGARSREVYGSDDVLPQMQRMVKGYASHLSVEQTDYYETLLAGMNWIQGHEEAAQKQFAALGERMKLEALQEVSLNIMELKRSQSPKQDNDQLTVDMEKLRGIGYLSDRSQLMISLDGGRVQTWDLETRQMLKEYTLFPDVAPEATLAKSISDNVKFISCYQQPEIKIFETVSFTEVASLKLPADKPVKAHRVSNTGKYIAVALADQVELWEVASQSRIAEINIRAKETMVDKYDWRDFLQLVREVHFTADDSKLAFVRGGIYKKFNPGFWSPGALPHVVDVLYVWDLQQKKLIYTGQPCLPNINSIGFTENGLELLVSGTKWSLANRSPDSYPETVETHTIGLLNLKEGKIVREYAGRNKPLWVPKAFGKDRAQLIAMAGNELLVWDWKSGRELTSLQQHPHDVRYLLTSTEQDRMVTVDKEGVVKLFDGQLVPQVRQVLTGPDLYPHQQPHTIQFHSETGQMGVCNGRTGALIWDFSDPKTVTGRLYRSPGPIGTRALGFSSDLKYLATTATTMPGELMQELAEPTPVSIWDTASGEVVRILEGETDFVESGVFDPSGRYFVSGLKNGNILIWDLETESSQPVQVLKEHVARVTKLKFSPDGKTLLSGGCGGESFGKKVKPAVKVWTRAESAGEFQVQQTMELDRHVPPTFGIQDLDFSSDGKWILASCNHRASLFSREGELRSTVEGGALQFLPEGNQFLTGEGRAKKAIHLWDLDGAKVQTYAYHPQTFITALALSPKEDVILSSSYGDGIKGWFVESGEQVLFLSDIFSRSNLQNEKSASEPQKE
- a CDS encoding lanthionine synthetase LanC family protein, which translates into the protein MTSQTRMIENYQATVAAMTDSLDSFWDVVDWSDAPLRWRFFRPRGALLPVQGWKIHISASAHESQRMLKVVTPLLIDAEAAFKFPRHLEDIVFLNSGDGGISVLGKIVTIYPTDLQQAQQLIPLLEEVWPSSCGPEVVTDLRRRSGAAVSFRYGIFGKSPVLTDSRGIHQYALSSSDGTLYADSRDRAPDTLPPDPPYAGVPAEACPVRPGKTFTVDDQRYSALHQISETARATVYLGIDLQSFDSVVIKVGRPGVGGNLSGDDISTQLRREYQFLKRLESRGVSPRAIAFSADRWPVLITEDIRGTELNQLSREERIQSLPLLAEALKQIHQANLVHGDIKPGNALLSDVVVRLIDYELTVEQGETGSRGGTRGHIAPEIDGEIAADFSRDIYALAGCVFEAVLGIPPGLLPGNGQQLADLLKNEGECSAAAVIESLTNPDPERRPGIDDVCRMLREFADDHQADSVSRLPGEIQDTVALQQWADHAARKAGRQIDQYLKSEGNQSWWRNSHNMRHFDCEAINLGAAGILLGLVSIDQACQTDEFSHRLQAGAEWLASRSPRGQAAGLFTGNAGVALALCTIGKRDQSVKSIQAGLNRLEYAALDHRELDLFSGCAGVIWSACLMAEILDDASPIDLIQPTLKRLHECRHLRKQMPFWSINREREPDYLGCAHGSAGIALAFGALGRQTDDDRLTEQAIDTFYRLARYGKNERGDALRSIVDQGGQYATGAWCHGVAGYLWCILQSVGDHAALRTEIDWAVERLTESPAVGTPTYCHGLAGQLELWMMLRELPRFQDLAEQRAHRVSRALQILCDENEATCAWVSDDPEVTTPDLWVGFSGPASALAKYSARITSPLLSGSWLKACSTSVDTREFDSIVEQGILP